AAGGGGATTACCGCCGATGTCACCTATACGGTGCGCTATGTATACGGAGAAATAAGGGAACAGAAATTTCACAGCGTGTATCAGCCGTGGCAACGCATTTGTCTTGTGGGATTACTGCAGTAAATGCAAGCGCCGGCCCCGCATTTGCGAGACCGGCGTCTTGTGCGACGAACCTATCGGCAACCGCGGTCGCGGCGCCAGCGATGATCGTTTCTGGGCGGCGGATCGCAGCGCGGCGGAGTATACCTCGGCGGGTTGTGCCGCGGACGGTTCCAGTTGTCACTGGGGCAGGCTCCCTGCTCGTGGCGGTAACCGCACCGTCCGCAGCGGTCGTATTCCACGCCGACGTTGACGCGCCAATCGATGCCATTGCAACCGACGGCGCCGAGGCCGAGGGCGATGGCAAAACCGAGACAGAGCACGACGCGCTTCATGGGGTTCTCCTTTCAAAAAAACCAATCGAAGCACCGATCTACTATAGCACAAGCATGCGGAAAATGAAAAGCGCTTGGTTTATTCAGTTCGTCAGTCGGCATTAATAACATTCCGACATTCTCAAGAATGTCGGAATGTTATTAATCGTCTTTGAAAAGTATGCGGGCGAAGCGGAGGTCGTCGAAGGAATATTTTTCCCGGAAATGTTGAAACACCGGCGTCAATTTTTCGTGTCCGATGGTGTGAAACGCGGCGTGGATTTCCGGCAGGGCGTTTTTTAATTCCGTGGATATAAATGTGGCGAGTTCTGCTTGCGTCACGGCGCCTTTTTTATAGAGATCGGTAATGTGCGCGCAGACCGTTCCCGGCGTGAGGTTCCGGATTGCGGCAACTTCGGCGATTGTTTTTCCGCTTTGAAGCAGCGCATGCGTCATGGCAATCGTCGGTTGTTTTGCCCCGCCCCGAGCCCCGTTTGTTTCCATGTTTTTTTGTTTCATTGTTTCATTGCTCGCTGTATTGCCTCCGCACGCGAGAATAAAATCCCTATGCGCCGCCGCGGCGGTTTCCGCGGACGTGGCGCTCTGTGCGTGTGCCGCCACAACCGATGCGCCGCGGAATGCTTCGTCTTTCACGAGTATCTCCGGATGCACCTGAAACGCGCGTTCATTCCAGCCCAAAAGATGCAGTCCCGAAAGTTGCCGCACGCGGGAGAGTGCCACATACCCCTGGCCGAATTCAAACACATTCCGTAAATCCATCACCGCTTCGTCCAAACTCATTCCTTGGCTTTTATGCACGGTGATTGCCCAGGCGAGGCGCAACGGAATTTGTTTGATGCGCGCGAGCGGCCGGTCGTTTTCCTCTATCATCCACTCCACCGGCTCAACTTCAATGCGTTCCCTTCGGCGTGTTTCCACTATCGGGTAACCGTCATGCGCGCTAAAACCCACCACTACTCCCAGCGTGCCGTTCACATAACCCTCCTTCTGATTATTCTTTGTGAACATCACCGCCGCGTTGATTTTCAAGAATAGCGTTTCCGGCGAAAGGCAGTTTTTGATGAGTGTAGCCGCGAGCTTCGGCGCTCCCTGTGAGGTCATCAAAAATGAATTTTCGTGACCCGGGAGGCGCTTGAGCATCTCCGCATTGATGCGGTCTACGTCGGCATTATGCGTGAAAAGTTTCGGCGCGTTTTTCGGCGCGGTCGCCAGTGAAGTCATTCTTTTTGCGATGTGCGCGAGGTGCGTTTCGTTAAATATGTTTTGCCTGATGGCGGAAAGCACGCCGAGGAATTCCGGGTCATCCTGCCGGTGCTGTTCCTCGAGGTAGCACACCGTGAGGTTGGCGTCTCCCCAAGCGGTTGAGTCATACGCGAACACCGGCGGGTTGTCGTCGGCAAATGATGCTTGCCCGGCTTCTGCTTCCCGCCGCTTCACAATCGGAGGAAGCTGGAAAAAGTCGCCCACCAGCACCACTGGCAACCCGCCGAACGGTTCTGTTTTTGATAAAACTTCCCTACATGCGGCGTCTACCATCGTCAACGTGTTTGCGGAAAGCATGGACACCTCGTCAATAATCAGCACCTTCGCGCGGCGCATGCGTTTCACCACGCGCTCATTTGCGGCTATCATGCGCAGGTCATATTTTGTGAGCGCTTCTTTGATGCCAATGCCGCTCCACGCGTGGATGGTCATGCCGCCGATGTGCGTCGCGGCTATACCCGTTGAAGCGGTGATTGCCGGCTCAATATCGTGCTCGTGCAGCCAGCGTACATAGTGATTCACCGTGTGCGTTTTCCCGCTGCCCGGCTCGCCGGTCAAAAATACATTCGCTCCGGTCTTCAATATTGTGAGCGCCTCCTCTTGTGTCATGCACCAAGTGTAGCAGAATTTTCTTCGTCATTGCGAGGCGGTGCACAAATTGGAGATTAGCGAACGGTGTAGTAAAATTAAAATATGGCTCAGCAAGGAATGTTTAATGCCGCACTCGCCCTTCTTCTTTTCTTGATTTATTTTTTGCCGACCATTATTGCCGGCTTCAGTGGGAAGCGGAATGGCTGGGCGATTTTTGCATTAAACTTTTTTCTCGGGTTTACATTTATCGGCTGGATTATTGCGCTGGTGTGGGCATTAACAAAAGATAGCGTCCAAGTGGAGATAAAATAGAGTTAGTGTATGACCCTCGGCAACATATTCAAGCTCATCATTTCCATTGTCGTCTCCGAACTCGCCGGCGTGATCGGCGCGTTATATACGACTCCGGCGATACAATCCGGTTGGTATGCCGGCCTTATCAAACCCGCCATCAACCCTCCGGCGTGGGTGTTCGGTCCCGCGTGGACAACCCTCTACGCGCTGATGGGTATTTCGCTTTTCCTCATCTGGAAAGAACATTCTAGCATTCTGCAGAATGTTAGAATGTTCCGAATATGGAAAATCGGCGTCGCGGTATTTTTTATTCAACTTGCGCTTAACACTCTCTGGTCAGTTATCTTTTTCCGTCTTCATTTACTTGGTGGAGCGTTTATTGAAATCATCTTCCTCTGGCTCGCTATTCTTGTCACTATCATCGCGTTCGCCAAAATTTCCCGCCCCGCGGCATACTTGCTTTTACCCTATATCCTTTGGGTAGCTTTCGCGGCGTACTTGAACTACAGTATTTGGGCGTTGAATGTGCTTTAACGACTAAATAACATTCCGACATTCTCAAGAATGTCGGAATGTTATTTTATAGATTTACGGGTGTATAATGAAATTAATGAATATATTATTTCAAGATTTTTTCGCTAATCTTTCCGGCGTGTTTCGCGGGCGGAACTTGTATTGGCACTTGCTCGCCGTTCTGTTGACGCTCGGGCTGGTTCTTTCCGGATTTGATTGGTATTACGCGACTATAACCCGTGGCGGCGTTGTCGCAAAAATTTTATTCCCCGCAGTTTTTTTCGGCGGTCTTTTGCCGATTATTTTGCCGCTCGTTATCGTGACGCTCGGGGCGGTGAAGCGGAGCGCTTATACCATCCGTGCCGGCTGGGCGACGGGGCAAGCGGCCATCGTCGGATTACTTGCTTCATTTTTCTATAAAGCACTCACGGGCAGGGCGCATCCGGAATTGATATCGGCGGCGCTTGGCGACATTTCGCGCGTGTTCCATTTCGGATTTTTACGTGGCGGAGTATTTTGGGGCTGGCCATCTTCGCACACTACCGTTGCCTTTGCCGTCGCGGCGGCGCTTGCGACGCTGTATCCGAAAAATACATACGTCGTATATCTCGGATTTTTGTATGCGCTGTACGTCGGATTTGGCGTTTCTATGAGCATCCACTGGTTTTCGGATGCCGTCGCCGGCGCTATTATCGGCATCGTTGCCGGGGTAACCATCGGCAAAAGTTTTCTTAATCCGAAAATATAACATTCCGATATTCTTGAGAATGTCGGAATGTTATGGTACGCTGGAACGATGAAAAATTCAAAACAGCTTGAGCGGCACTTCAAGGGTGCGGCGAATCATTCGCGTATCGATATTTTGTTTTTGATTTCCGGAAACCCCGATATTACCGTGGAGGGAATTGCTGAAGGGACGCACAAAAATTTTAAAACGGTTTCCGAGCACACTAAGCGGCTGGTTCACGCCGGCCTTGTGAATAAAAGCTATCGCGGCCGGAACGTGCTTCATGCCCTTTCGCCGTACGGAATAAAGTTTGTTCACTTCATAAAAACGTTCATTTAACATTCCAACATTCTTGAGAATGTTGGAATGTTAAATACGGATTTTAAAATTATGCAAATACCCAGACGAAAATCTGATTTATTACGGAAGCGGGACAGCGGACCGGTGTATTTGACTGCGGAGGGACTGGCCGCGATGCGGGAGGAGTTGGCGCACTTGAAACAAGTGTTACCGGCACGCATCGCCGAGACGGCGCGGACTGCGGCGTATGGCGACCGGTCGGACAATGCCGAATACAAAGAAGCGAAAGGGACGCTGCGCCGCACGCACTGGCAGATCTTAAACATTGAGGAGCAGCTAAAACGCGTTGAAGTTATTTCTTCGGGTGTGAATGCCTCCGGCACTGTGCAGCTTGGTTCTACGGCGGTGCTTGAGCACAACGGAACGCAAACAACATTTCATATCGTCGGACCGCTCGAAACCGATCCTGACGCGGGACGCATTTCTCATTTGTCGCCGCTTGGGAGCGCGCTCATTAATCATGCCAAGGGCGAAATCGTTACCATCCAAACGCGCGGCGGAGCGCAGACATATCGCATCGCAGAAATCCGATGATATACGATGTTGTGATTATAGGAGGAGGGCCCGCGGGGATGATGGCGGCGGGAAGGGCGGCGGAGCGCGGCCGTTCGGTGTTGTTGTTGGAAAAAAATTCGGGATTGGGCAAAAAGCTGCTTATCACCGGCGGCGGCAGGTGCAACGTGACGAATAATAAACAGCAGGTTCGCGAGATGCTCCTTCAGTACAACGGAAGCGACCAATTTCTTTTTTCCGCGTTCGCGCAGTTTAGCGTCAAGGACGCGCTGGAGTTTTTTAATGCACGAGGCGTTGCAACAAAAGAGGAGAATGAAGGAAGAATGTTTCCGGTATCGGATAGCGCAAAGTCGGTTTGGGACGCGCTGGTGCAATACATGAAGGAAGTCGGCGTGAATATTCAGGTGGGCGTCGCGGTTACCGGTCTAACGGTTGATAAGGCAACCGGACACGTGATTGTTAAAACTAAAACCGGAGCGCCTATTGCCGCAAAATCGTGCGTGGTAGCGACTGGTGGCGTTTCGCGACCCGAGACCGGGTCAACCGGTGAGGGATTCCGGTGGCTGCAAAAATTGGGGCACAAGATTCTTCCGAATGATCAGGCACTTGTTCCGGTGGCGCTTACTGACCTGTGGGCAAAAAAACTCGGCGGCGTGACGCTGAAGGACATCAAGCTTACGGCGTTTCAGGGCGGATCGCCCCAGGCAAAAGCAAACGGCAAACTGCTGTTCACGCACTTTGGCGTTAGCGGTCCGACGGTGTTAAATATGAGCAAAGAAATAGGCGAGCTTCTGAAATACGCCGAAGGTCCCGAGGTATCCCGAGGGAGCGCGGTGACGATTGAGATTGATTTGTTTCCGAAGACGAATCTTGGCGCGCTCCGTAAGCAGCTGCAGGCGCTGTTGGTCGGCGAGAGTAACAAAAAACTTAAAAACATATTGAGCAAGCTGATTCCTTCGGCGCTTGTTGCGGCGCTTTTGGAGATCGCGAAGATCAACGGCGAAACAGCAAGTCACAGCGTGAGTACAGAGGAACGAAAAAACTTGGTTGCGCTAATGAAAGCGACTCCGCTCCATGTTTCGGGCTTGCTCGGCGCGGACAAGGCGATTGTTTCTTCCGGCGGCGTGGCACTGCAAGAGGTGAACTTCAAGACCATGCAATCGCGCCTTATCCCTAATCTGTATCTTGTTGGTGACGTGCTGAACGTTGACCGGCCGTCGGGAGGATATAGTCTGCAGCTTTGTTGGACAACGGGGTATGTCGCGGGGAACAGTTGTTAGCGGGATTTTTCCCGCGGCGCGTGATATATTAGATGTACGGAGTTCATTTTATGTTTATCAAAAAATATATCGCGTACGCGAAGGACAATCCCTATGGTTATTGGTTCAAAGCAAAGCCATACGGCTGGGGCTGGACTCCGGTGCGGTGGCAGGGGTGGCTGACACTGCTGGTGTTTATCGGGCTTATGGTGTTGAACTTTTTTCGCATTGACGCGCAGTCGTACTCCGTAAGCGACACCGTGCGACCGTTTGTTATCCAGAACGTTATTTTGGTTATCATTTTGCTCGCGGTTTGCTGGAAGACCGGTGAACGGCCGCGTTGGATGTGGGGTCTGCCGGATCCGAATGAAAGTAAAAAAATGGACGGCGCATAAGAGTATAATGAAATTATTATGAAAGGATTTGTCGCAAACATCGAAAAACTTTCGCTCGAGAACGACTATTTTCGGAAGGTGCTGTATACCGCGGAACACAGCCAGCTTGTGGTGATGAGTTTGAATCCGGGAGAGGAAATCGGCGCGGAGGTGCACCATCTTGATCAGTTTATTCGCGTGGAAGCGGGGACCGGCAAGGCAATTTTAGATGGCGCGGAGCATGCGTTGAGCGATGGGGTTGTCGTGATTGTCCCTTCCGGGGCAAGACACAATATTGTGAATACGTCCGTCGACAAGCCGATGAAATTATATACGCTGTACGCTCCGCCGAACCATCGCGACGGAGTGATTCACCGCACGAAAGCAGACGCGGAGAAAGACGAGGAAGCGTTTGACGGAAAAACAAGCGAATAACCACCACCACATGGAACCAATAACAAAAACGGAAGTGCTGAAATTCCTGCGCGCGCATCCCGAGTGCGTACTGGCGACGGTTTCGCCCGAGGGAAAACCGGAAGCGGCCACCGTGCTTTTCGCGGTTGATGACGACTTTGTGTTTTATTTTGGCACGTTCGAGAAATATCGGAAGTATCAGAACTTGGCAAAAAATAAACAGGCGGCGATTGTGGTCGGTGCAACGGTTAAAGAGCCGAAGAGCGCGCAAATTGAAGGCGTGATGGAGCCGATTGAACATGAAGCGGATATCACGAAGACGAAGATATTTTTCGCGGAACAGAATCCCGCGATGAAACCGTTTTTTGCATCACCTCTTAAGTTTTTTAAGTTACACCCCGCATGGTTGCGGTTTCTTGACGAAACAAAAAGCGAGGCGGAAAATTTTCAGCAGATTATTCCGTAATACGATATTGTTAAAGACTTAATTATAGAAAGTTGAGCTGTTTCCGTTCGCGTTGCCGGTGACGAATCAAGCGTACTTACATCGCTTCGCCGCCCATATCTTTAATTCGCTGTATGAGACGGTTGAATAGCGCATTGAGCGCGTCAAAAATGCGTTGTTGCGCGACGTTGATTTGTCCGGCGTGGATTGACGGGTTTTTTGTAGTTAACAGATACACATCGAGCGGTATCGTTACCGTCGCTCCTTCTTCCCCGGCGGCGTTCACGGGAGTCATGCGTATGGTATAGCGTCGTGGGTCAAGCAATAGCTTGATCGTCTGGGATCGGTTCACGCTTTGCTTGAACATGAGGTTGCCGTCCGCGTCATACACCTTCACTAACACCAGGCTTTTCCCGGAGGTGATGTATGAAAAATTATTGAATGACGGGATACGCAGGGTAACAACAAATTGATCTTTTATGCGCCCCAACTGCTCAATGTTAACCTCGCTTGCCGCAAACGCGGCGGGAGTCCAGATGCGCGATTCCACGCAAAACTCCGCGTTGTTTTGGTGCGTATAGCAAAGCTGTACGGGAAGTTCCGCGTTTGAAGGCCAGGGAAAACGAAAAGTGGTCAGCTCTTTATTGCGCTCGACGGCGAAGGGAATGTGGCGATGATTTTCGCTTTGATGAAGGGTAAACCGTTCAAGCTCGGCATCTTCTGGCGATTTGAATTGAAGAATCGCATCGCAAGAAGTGGACGTGCAATGTTCGGCGCGCAGCGCAAGATCGCGTGGGATATATGCGCGGGAGGCATACCGCGCCGCGAAACCTCCTTGCAGGCGTCGCACAAATCCTGAAAGACCAGCGCCACCGGAATTAGTAGAAGCGGCGGCGACTGTGGTGTTCAGAAAAATTGAGACGGTATTGTCGGAATAATTCGCAACCGCAAGATCTAACTTGTTGTCGCCGCTAAAATCGGCGGCGCGGACGAATGTCGCCGTTGTTCCCGCGGCAATGCTTGTTGCCGCGCCAAAGGTGCCGTTTCCCGCGCCAATAAGCACGGAAACGTTGTTGGAGGTGTTATTCGCAGTTGCGAGATCCGCATTTCCATCACCGTCAAGATCTGCGGAAGTTATTGACCACGGATTTGTCCCGACGGTGTAATTTGTCGCCGAACCAAATGAACCGTCACCAACGCCGAGAAGCACGGAAACATTGTTGTCAAAATAATTCGCGGCGGCAAGGTCTTGGTCGCCGTCTCCGTCAAAATCTCCTGACGTAATAGAAACCGGATCGTCGCCGACCGCTTTAGAGCTTACCGTAAAGCTTCCACTACCGTTGTTGAGACCGATAGAAATTGAATCACCGTCTCCGTTGACGTTGGCGAAGTCAATGTCGGTATCGCCGTCAAGATCAAGGGCGACGATAAAGGTAGGTGCGGCACCAACCGTAGCCGCTAAGCTAACCACGCCGAAAACACCGCTACCGTTGTTTAAAAGAACGGTGACGGCATTATTGGCGTTCGTTACCAAGATATCTTTGCCGTTGGCGCCGTTGATATCTCCAAGCGCGAGCCCTGAAGGAAAGTCCGCTAACACGGCTCCATAATTAACCGCGTCGGCGAATAAACCCGCGCCATCACCGATGAGCACGGAGACAGTGATGACGCCACCGTTTGCCACCACAAGGTCTTGTTTGTTATCCCCGTTTAAATCTGCGGCGGCGATTGCGACCGGAGTGGAGCCGACCGTAAAGTTAGTTCTTGCGCCGAATGTTCCGTCGCCAACACCTAAGAATACCGATATATTACTACTCCCGGCATTTACGATCGCGAGATCGTTTATTGCATCACCGTTAAAATCGGCGATAACCGTGTCTCGAGGATTGGTTCCGGGCGTGATGTTTGTCGCCGATCCGAATGTCGCGGCCGCCTCGGCACTCGCGACGGGCAGGAGTGCCGCAAGCGCGAGTAAAAATACAAAAAGACTAAGGAGTTCAACGCGTTTAGTAAACCAATTCATTTGTCGTGGGCATCGGATTTCTTTTAAGGAGGCAAATGCACTCATTATTTATAGTATAGCATGCGTGAAACGGTTTTTGTGATATGATGAATGGTATGAATTTCTTTGCCGAACATTATTACTTTTGGACGCCGCGCAATAAAAAATCGTTGTACGTGGGCGTGCTGCTTTTGGCGATGGCGATGCTTATCCAGGCGTACGCAGGGCAGTATTCGTATCACAAAGCGATTTCTGCCGCTGCCGCGGAGGATACGCTGCTGGATATCTTGCCTGCCGTCAATTTGGGCTGGCTTATCGTGCAGGGGTCGCTCATTTCCATTCTTATCGCTATGTTTTTGCTTGTCCGCTACCCGTATCATTTTCTGTTCGGGCTCAAAGTGACCGCGCTTTTTATTGTTGTCCGCGCGGTGTTTATGACGCTGACGCAGATCGGTATTTATCCGGAGGGGGTTGATTTCAAGTTGAGCGTCGGTTCCGGTATTTACAACTTTTTTAATTTTCCCGGTAATTTCTTTTTTTCCGGGCATACCGGACTACCGTTTTTGATGGCGCTGGTGTTTTGGCACGAACGGCCGCTCCGGGCATTTTTTCTTTGTTTGTCGCTGGTGTTCGGTGTCAGCGTGCTGCTCGCGCGAGTGCATTATTCCATTGATGTGTTTGCCGCGCCATTTATTGCGTACGGGATTTTTAAAATCGCGCAATGGCTGTTTAATGGAGACTATCTTATTTTGCTCAAGGATTACGAAGGGTAGTAGTGTTTTGCGCGCGTGCTATAATGGAAGCAGGCTTCTTTTTTAGCGAGGTGCATGATGCTCAGGCAGTCGTTGGCGCTGTTTGCCGTCGGAGTAGCGGCGTTTGTCGGGATTTTGGCCGCGTTGAACGCGGCCGACGAGAAGACGAACGGCAAGGACGTCTTCTTGAAATACAAGTGCGACAACTGCCACTCGGTTTCCTCGGCCGGCATCGAGGGGAAGAACAAGAAGATGGTCGCCCCCGACCTTCTTGACGTGACCGCGCGGCACGAGGCGGAATGGATTCCGCGTTTCATCCGCAAAGAAGAGGGCGCCGGTCATGTCCGTTGTGACAAGGTCCCGAAGGAGCGCGACGGCAAGCCGCACATGCTGAAGTTCGCGGGAACGAAGGAAGAAGAGGACGCGCTTCTCGCATGGTTTGCGGAGCAGCGGACAAAGGAGGAGGAGGAGGAGAAGAAGTGAGTTGCTGACCTTCGGTGTGTGCGATGGGCTTGCCTGGCGGCAGGCCCATTTCTTTTCGCGATATCTTCCCACGCTATTGTGCGCGGCACTCGTGGTATACTTGTACACATGTGACCGCGACTTGTTTCTGGCGGGATGAATATGGAAAAAAACGAACTTATTTTTCTTGATACCGAAACAACCGGCAACGACGTTGCGAATGACCGGCTGGTTGAAGTTTGTTATAAAGTCCCAGATGGAATACATAAGGGATATTTCAAGCCGCCTCTACCGATGTCGGTTAAAGCCATGAGTATCACAAACATTTCAAACCGGATGTTGATGGATAAAGAGCCGTTTCGCGACAGCCATTTGCGCGCCGACCTTGAAGCGCGTCTCGCAGAGGGGATTTTGGTCGCGCATAATGCCAAGTTTGACTGCGCGATGCTTGAAGCTGAAGGGCTCTCTGTTCCGCGGCGTATTTGCACCTTCCGCGTCGCAAGACACCTGGATTCGGAAAATCTCATCCCGGAATACAACCTGCAGTATTTGCGGTACCAGCTTGATCTTGATGTTCGCGGCGCGGGTGCCCATGACGCCAAAAGCGACGTGAAGGTGCTTTACGCGCTCTTTAATTGGCAGCTCAAAGAAATGAAAAAGGGTGGGCTCACGAAAGCAAAAGCGATTGAGGCGATGCTGGATGTTTCTTCGCGGCCAACGCTTTTCAAGCTTTTCCCGTTTGGAAAATATAAGGACAAGAAAATTGAGGAGGTGGTAAAAACCGACCGCGCGTATTTGGAATGGCTACTGAATAAAAAGTATGAAGAGGGCGGGACGGACGAAGACTGGATTCACACGTTGAAATATTATTTAGCTCGCGTACTATAATATATTTTGGATATTTATGAGTGATACGACGCACACGCAGGCAAATGCGCGACGGGGATTAGTTATTCCTGCCGTGTTATTTTTTGCCGGAGCCGCGGTCGGGATTGCCGGCGGATACACGTTTGCGTTATCCGGCAACACCGGCGTGACATTTGGCGAAGATTTATATCAGCAACATCAGTATAAATTTATCAATCCGCTGCTTGCATGTAATGCGACCGATGCGGTGACTTCGGCAGAATTTCGCCCGCTTGAGTCAGAGTTAAAAAGCGCGATACAGCGGTTAGCCGAAGGATCGGGCGCTACCGTTTCGTTGTATTTTAAGGAATTAAATAGCGGCCATCAGACCGCGATAAACGAAAATACGCGGTACGCGCCGGCGAGCTTGCTGAAGGTTCCTATTATGATGGCATTCTATAAAATCGCGGAATTCAAACCCGAAATTCTCGCTCGGACGTTGACGTATGCCGGGAGCGTCGATTTAAATCTGGAGGAAAATTTTATGCCTGACAGGTTTATTCAGCCCGGGAAAACATATACGGTCGCCGAGTTGATTGAATATATGGTTATTGATTCCGACAACAACGCAATGATGCTGCTCCGAGAGGTGATTGATGAATTGGCGCTCAATGAGGTGTTTATTGATTTGGGGTTGACGGTGCCGACCGTGGGAGATGATCCGGATTTCATCAATGTAAAAAATTACTCGCGTTTTTTCAGAGTATTATATCACGCGACGTATTTGAGCCGTGAGAGTTCGGAAAAAGCGCTGGAGCTTTTGACGCGGGATAAACCGTTTAAAGGCATTGTCGGCGGCGTGCCCTCGGACGTAACGGTCGCGCAAAAATTTGGTGAGCGGGGTTTTGTGACGAGCTCGGGTGATGTTACCGATCGTGAACTTCATGATTGCGGCATTGTCTACGACCCGGATGGTCCTTATCTGCTCTGTGTCATGACGAAGGGAAGAGCGAGTTTTGAAAAGCTCACGGATATTATCCGGAAAATCTCAACCGTTGTGTATGAATATCGTCGGCGCGGCGCATGACGCTTCGCGCTGTGTTATGCTGAACATATGATGGAACTACAACATAAAAAAGTAGCGCTGACGTTCGGTGTGTTTGTCGGAGGGTTGCACGTGGTCTGGAGCGCGCTTGTGGCGTTGGGTTGGGCACAGGGGCTTTTAGACTTCATCACCACGCTGCATTTCATTAATAACCCCGTTGCAGTCGGACCGTTTTCGTTCGGCATCGCGGCATTGCTCGTCGCGGTTACGTTTGCCGTGGGTTACGCGGTCGGTTGGGTGTTCGCTTCGGTTTGGAATAAGATGCATGCGCAATCGTAAGGGATTGGCGTCAGTTAACGGTGAAGCGGTATGCCTTAAAGGCGGCGCGTCCCGCGTCGTCAGCCGCGGTGAACTGCGGGTTATTTTTGTTGGCGATAAATATTTTTTCAATATTTTCCGCGGCCCCGACATGCGCGCGTTTTAATGGCGCGCCATTCTCGGCTTTGACGAAATACAACGCGACATTTTTAAACATCGCGGTGTTACCGGTTTTTTGCGCCTCAAGAAACACGCTTGCGGGCATGATGGGAATGCCGTGGTAATATTGTCGGCGGCTGAAGAGCCAGAGCATCGGGCCGACGGCAAGGTTGTCGTCGTAAATGATGCCCGAGGGAGGAATCGTTGCCGGAATGTTACGCGCGTATGTTTGTATGACGCTGTCCAGTGTCGGGCTCGGGTGGCGGGGAACATTTACCGGTCGGGCGCTGCCGAAGACGCCGTCCAGGTACCGGTCAAGCTGTACCACACCGTAGTTCGGCGTATCGGTGAATTGCGCCTTAACAGTGAACACGGTTTCGCTCGCGATGATGATTCCCAGCGCTACCGTG
Above is a genomic segment from bacterium containing:
- a CDS encoding helix-turn-helix domain-containing protein, which translates into the protein MTQEEALTILKTGANVFLTGEPGSGKTHTVNHYVRWLHEHDIEPAITASTGIAATHIGGMTIHAWSGIGIKEALTKYDLRMIAANERVVKRMRRAKVLIIDEVSMLSANTLTMVDAACREVLSKTEPFGGLPVVLVGDFFQLPPIVKRREAEAGQASFADDNPPVFAYDSTAWGDANLTVCYLEEQHRQDDPEFLGVLSAIRQNIFNETHLAHIAKRMTSLATAPKNAPKLFTHNADVDRINAEMLKRLPGHENSFLMTSQGAPKLAATLIKNCLSPETLFLKINAAVMFTKNNQKEGYVNGTLGVVVGFSAHDGYPIVETRRRERIEVEPVEWMIEENDRPLARIKQIPLRLAWAITVHKSQGMSLDEAVMDLRNVFEFGQGYVALSRVRQLSGLHLLGWNERAFQVHPEILVKDEAFRGASVVAAHAQSATSAETAAAAHRDFILACGGNTASNETMKQKNMETNGARGGAKQPTIAMTHALLQSGKTIAEVAAIRNLTPGTVCAHITDLYKKGAVTQAELATFISTELKNALPEIHAAFHTIGHEKLTPVFQHFREKYSFDDLRFARILFKDD
- a CDS encoding superinfection immunity protein; amino-acid sequence: MAQQGMFNAALALLLFLIYFLPTIIAGFSGKRNGWAIFALNFFLGFTFIGWIIALVWALTKDSVQVEIK
- a CDS encoding TspO/MBR family protein; its protein translation is MTLGNIFKLIISIVVSELAGVIGALYTTPAIQSGWYAGLIKPAINPPAWVFGPAWTTLYALMGISLFLIWKEHSSILQNVRMFRIWKIGVAVFFIQLALNTLWSVIFFRLHLLGGAFIEIIFLWLAILVTIIAFAKISRPAAYLLLPYILWVAFAAYLNYSIWALNVL
- a CDS encoding phosphatase PAP2 family protein is translated as MNILFQDFFANLSGVFRGRNLYWHLLAVLLTLGLVLSGFDWYYATITRGGVVAKILFPAVFFGGLLPIILPLVIVTLGAVKRSAYTIRAGWATGQAAIVGLLASFFYKALTGRAHPELISAALGDISRVFHFGFLRGGVFWGWPSSHTTVAFAVAAALATLYPKNTYVVYLGFLYALYVGFGVSMSIHWFSDAVAGAIIGIVAGVTIGKSFLNPKI
- a CDS encoding winged helix-turn-helix domain-containing protein, which encodes MLWYAGTMKNSKQLERHFKGAANHSRIDILFLISGNPDITVEGIAEGTHKNFKTVSEHTKRLVHAGLVNKSYRGRNVLHALSPYGIKFVHFIKTFI
- the greA gene encoding transcription elongation factor GreA gives rise to the protein MQIPRRKSDLLRKRDSGPVYLTAEGLAAMREELAHLKQVLPARIAETARTAAYGDRSDNAEYKEAKGTLRRTHWQILNIEEQLKRVEVISSGVNASGTVQLGSTAVLEHNGTQTTFHIVGPLETDPDAGRISHLSPLGSALINHAKGEIVTIQTRGGAQTYRIAEIR
- a CDS encoding aminoacetone oxidase family FAD-binding enzyme, with the translated sequence MIYDVVIIGGGPAGMMAAGRAAERGRSVLLLEKNSGLGKKLLITGGGRCNVTNNKQQVREMLLQYNGSDQFLFSAFAQFSVKDALEFFNARGVATKEENEGRMFPVSDSAKSVWDALVQYMKEVGVNIQVGVAVTGLTVDKATGHVIVKTKTGAPIAAKSCVVATGGVSRPETGSTGEGFRWLQKLGHKILPNDQALVPVALTDLWAKKLGGVTLKDIKLTAFQGGSPQAKANGKLLFTHFGVSGPTVLNMSKEIGELLKYAEGPEVSRGSAVTIEIDLFPKTNLGALRKQLQALLVGESNKKLKNILSKLIPSALVAALLEIAKINGETASHSVSTEERKNLVALMKATPLHVSGLLGADKAIVSSGGVALQEVNFKTMQSRLIPNLYLVGDVLNVDRPSGGYSLQLCWTTGYVAGNSC
- a CDS encoding cupin domain-containing protein; this translates as MKGFVANIEKLSLENDYFRKVLYTAEHSQLVVMSLNPGEEIGAEVHHLDQFIRVEAGTGKAILDGAEHALSDGVVVIVPSGARHNIVNTSVDKPMKLYTLYAPPNHRDGVIHRTKADAEKDEEAFDGKTSE
- a CDS encoding pyridoxamine 5'-phosphate oxidase family protein, which codes for MEPITKTEVLKFLRAHPECVLATVSPEGKPEAATVLFAVDDDFVFYFGTFEKYRKYQNLAKNKQAAIVVGATVKEPKSAQIEGVMEPIEHEADITKTKIFFAEQNPAMKPFFASPLKFFKLHPAWLRFLDETKSEAENFQQIIP